The following are encoded together in the Cyanobacterium aponinum PCC 10605 genome:
- a CDS encoding nucleotidyltransferase family protein, whose amino-acid sequence MNLELLKEKREEIIKIASKHGAYNVRVFGSVARGEADEKSDIDFLIDYDIDKITPWFPVGLIHDLQDFLGKKVDVVTASGLKERIKERVFQEAISL is encoded by the coding sequence ATGAACTTAGAATTACTGAAAGAAAAACGAGAAGAAATTATTAAAATAGCCTCAAAGCATGGGGCGTATAATGTGCGTGTATTTGGTTCAGTGGCAAGGGGAGAAGCTGACGAAAAAAGCGATATTGATTTTTTAATTGATTATGACATAGATAAAATTACCCCGTGGTTTCCAGTAGGGTTAATTCACGATTTGCAGGATTTTTTGGGCAAAAAAGTGGATGTTGTCACTGCCAGCGGATTAAAAGAAAGAATTAAAGAGAGAGTATTTCAGGAGGCAATTAGTTTATGA
- a CDS encoding HepT-like ribonuclease domain-containing protein yields the protein MRNDSERIRDIRECIEKIEKYSVRGKKEFYEDELIQTWIIHNLQIIGEASRATSEEFKAKYPQVLWLKIADFRNLLVHEYFRVDLGIVWEIVENELPKLKQQINDILRDI from the coding sequence ATGAGGAATGATAGCGAAAGAATCAGAGATATTAGAGAATGTATTGAAAAAATAGAGAAATATTCTGTGAGAGGAAAAAAAGAATTTTATGAAGACGAGTTAATTCAGACGTGGATTATTCATAATTTACAAATTATCGGTGAGGCAAGTCGGGCAACTTCTGAAGAATTTAAAGCAAAATATCCTCAAGTTTTATGGTTAAAAATAGCCGATTTTAGAAATCTTCTTGTCCATGAATATTTTAGGGTTGATTTAGGTATTGTTTGGGAAATTGTCGAAAATGAGTTACCTAAATTAAAGCAACAAATTAACGATATTTTAAGGGATATATAA
- the mntA gene encoding type VII toxin-antitoxin system MntA family adenylyltransferase antitoxin, producing MNNQNIDIKELQNLSQKIPEKMPYIKMVILFGSRARGDINDKSDWDFAILCDREIVAKTFKNKVSSWFAYSVNLNEIFDLKTERIDIIDLNSCSDFIAHYIARDGVLIYEKNEGEFEHFRREKLKTESQMNVISKNLRAEIEEFLSECGV from the coding sequence ATGAATAATCAAAATATTGACATTAAAGAACTGCAAAACTTATCACAAAAAATTCCCGAAAAAATGCCTTATATAAAAATGGTAATTCTATTTGGTTCAAGGGCAAGGGGTGATATTAATGATAAAAGTGATTGGGATTTTGCTATTTTGTGCGATCGGGAAATAGTTGCAAAAACTTTTAAAAATAAAGTCTCTAGCTGGTTTGCTTACTCTGTTAATTTGAATGAAATTTTTGACCTAAAAACTGAGCGTATTGATATTATTGATTTGAATAGTTGTTCTGATTTTATAGCCCATTATATTGCTCGTGATGGTGTTTTAATATATGAAAAAAATGAGGGAGAGTTTGAGCATTTTAGACGAGAGAAATTAAAAACGGAATCTCAAATGAATGTCATATCTAAAAATTTACGAGCAGAAATAGAAGAATTTTTATCAGAGTGTGGGGTTTAA
- the hepT gene encoding type VII toxin-antitoxin system HepT family RNase toxin, which produces MLDERIILRKFQKQKEYLVNLKVYENLDYETFINDQVIQLAIERLLQLTIEVALDVNRYLFKSLRIKQPEENAESFIKLAQLKILDDDLALRLKESGKMRNLLVHLYEIIEPPFVHSAIKETLRDYPLYQRQILNYLDTLNTLEN; this is translated from the coding sequence ATGTTAGATGAACGAATTATTCTTAGGAAATTTCAAAAACAAAAAGAATATTTAGTTAACTTAAAAGTTTATGAAAATCTTGACTATGAAACTTTTATAAACGATCAAGTTATCCAGTTAGCCATAGAGCGTTTATTGCAATTAACAATAGAAGTTGCCTTAGATGTAAACCGTTACTTATTCAAATCTTTACGGATTAAACAACCAGAAGAAAATGCCGAAAGTTTCATTAAATTAGCCCAATTAAAAATCCTTGATGATGACTTGGCATTAAGGTTAAAAGAGTCAGGAAAAATGCGTAATTTATTGGTGCATCTTTACGAAATAATTGAGCCTCCCTTTGTGCATTCTGCCATTAAAGAAACTCTGAGAGATTATCCTTTATATCAAAGACAAATTTTAAACTATTTAGATACTTTAAATACTTTAGAAAATTAA
- the mntA gene encoding type VII toxin-antitoxin system MntA family adenylyltransferase antitoxin — MNKQISIEHLQLLSRQIRKKIPYIKMLVLFGSRARGDIHDKSDWNFAVFYDEKKRKKYSKNKSFSYFEVSSILENLFQINAPIDVVDLNNCSARIADRVATEGILIYEIEERLFNNFKEKSLLSDEQKKL; from the coding sequence ATGAATAAACAAATTTCTATTGAACATTTACAATTATTATCTCGACAAATACGAAAAAAAATACCCTATATAAAAATGCTAGTTTTATTTGGTTCAAGGGCAAGGGGTGATATTCACGATAAAAGTGATTGGAATTTTGCAGTTTTTTATGATGAAAAAAAGCGTAAAAAATACTCTAAGAATAAATCTTTCAGTTACTTTGAAGTATCAAGTATTTTAGAAAACTTATTTCAAATTAATGCTCCCATTGATGTCGTAGATTTGAATAATTGTTCTGCTCGTATTGCTGACAGAGTTGCTACCGAGGGAATACTAATTTATGAAATTGAGGAGAGATTATTTAATAACTTTAAAGAGAAATCTTTGTTAAGTGATGAGCAAAAAAAGCTATGA
- the cas3 gene encoding CRISPR-associated helicase Cas3' produces the protein MSKLLTKKRKYPYNFGRVFFPDSQVIPEKILFQPLGNHVGNVVKLVKLWDKKDFPDQSSLERVIEASKIHDMAKPQTFSLQVETNKKEKFKKYIYSFKGHRFKAQHDDLWIETLAQGHHNFSTDCVTNDAYKLRKYKNYQDILNKDSLAYAKELYILEMCDQIEAELACLLKDKTQGEERTFMEYTIKIDENNPNIYRIDPFPFSDDLEYIELTFKYWVFTLLAENKEKLQQLIDKNEENKLGKTLDEIVKDWWEKVEAKPQEEELITIQLKPYQSLNCEYHKDCDYWYQNLTKFQTPNPMQREVFTAITNNEDIAVLLKAPTGVGKLEAVLIPTLALGYRLILPLPTRSLLEDHQERIENYLKKLSKLYPQKEFSLVVDTGSQMYRYIYFNGEKVPSRVKNPRRHLYKGDVILTTLDKFMYRYFGYGDKQKSFIFPLRINDNQNKTIICFDEAHSYDNLAFTNFCNLVKALYETGRNLVLMTATLPKNQIPRFDYLQEGLIDYIDNIDNKEKLDQFLEKNLKQPYPNEKILLWKSEVAIQASPEGKESNNFQQEFINLILNEWQSQENHRLITVVEKVKDAVEIYKQVKEELGTNLDDEGRFLFLYHGRISDTPKDKTHENYQYSRSGVYQQIKQRDNDQKPYLIITTSAIEVGCDLNCQTLITQLCPPENLIQRAGRCNRKGNIANAKVIIIGDSIPDFLNTLTDSELQLYQEKLRSHHSQNFNANEIMKCVSQTQQVDDYRVVELFSQLQEYVYEANLTCKPTHEKGLVITRSWIPSATLIYEDAQITVPLDRLIVKKDQETDKTNQYANVTVEESYYDQETTQWKTRTLRWGNAYQKNIIIKINKSQDGIVFDAGFHEYDYNAEFGFVDLPGVFVKWKPKNFEQQLAYKDGDKTIAVINYITPNND, from the coding sequence ATGTCTAAATTATTAACTAAAAAAAGAAAATATCCTTATAATTTTGGGCGAGTTTTTTTTCCTGATTCTCAGGTAATTCCAGAAAAAATTTTATTTCAACCATTAGGAAATCATGTCGGAAATGTGGTTAAATTAGTTAAATTATGGGATAAAAAAGATTTTCCAGATCAATCCTCTTTAGAAAGGGTAATCGAAGCCTCTAAAATTCATGATATGGCAAAACCACAGACATTTAGTCTGCAAGTAGAAACAAATAAAAAAGAAAAATTTAAAAAATATATTTATTCTTTTAAAGGACATCGTTTTAAAGCACAACATGATGATTTATGGATAGAAACTTTAGCCCAAGGACATCATAATTTCTCTACCGATTGTGTAACTAATGATGCTTATAAATTAAGAAAATATAAAAATTATCAAGACATATTAAATAAAGATAGTTTAGCTTATGCAAAAGAACTTTATATCTTAGAAATGTGTGATCAAATAGAAGCAGAATTAGCTTGTCTTTTGAAAGATAAAACTCAAGGAGAAGAAAGGACTTTCATGGAATATACCATCAAAATAGATGAAAATAATCCTAATATTTATCGAATTGATCCTTTTCCTTTTAGTGATGACTTAGAATATATAGAATTAACGTTTAAATACTGGGTTTTTACTTTATTGGCAGAAAACAAAGAGAAATTACAGCAACTTATTGATAAAAATGAGGAAAACAAATTAGGTAAAACATTAGATGAAATAGTCAAAGATTGGTGGGAAAAAGTAGAAGCAAAACCACAAGAAGAAGAATTAATTACTATCCAATTAAAACCTTATCAATCTCTTAATTGTGAATATCATAAAGATTGTGATTATTGGTATCAAAATCTCACTAAATTTCAAACACCTAACCCGATGCAACGGGAAGTTTTTACCGCCATTACGAATAATGAAGATATTGCAGTTTTATTAAAAGCGCCAACGGGAGTAGGCAAATTAGAAGCCGTTTTAATTCCGACTTTAGCACTAGGTTATCGTTTAATTTTACCATTACCTACTCGTAGTTTATTAGAAGATCATCAAGAAAGAATAGAAAATTATCTGAAAAAACTCTCGAAATTATATCCTCAAAAAGAATTTTCTTTAGTAGTCGATACCGGTTCACAAATGTATCGTTATATTTATTTTAATGGGGAAAAAGTACCCTCTAGGGTAAAAAATCCTCGCCGACATTTATATAAAGGGGATGTGATTTTAACTACTTTAGATAAGTTTATGTATCGTTATTTTGGCTATGGAGATAAGCAAAAATCTTTTATTTTTCCCCTGAGAATTAATGATAACCAAAATAAAACAATTATCTGTTTTGATGAAGCTCATAGTTACGATAATCTGGCTTTTACAAATTTTTGTAATTTAGTTAAAGCCTTATACGAAACGGGTAGAAATTTAGTCTTAATGACAGCAACTTTACCTAAAAATCAGATACCAAGATTTGATTATTTACAAGAGGGATTAATTGATTATATTGATAATATAGATAATAAAGAAAAACTCGATCAATTTCTCGAAAAAAATCTTAAACAACCTTATCCTAATGAGAAAATTTTATTATGGAAAAGTGAAGTAGCAATTCAAGCATCTCCAGAGGGAAAAGAGAGTAATAATTTTCAACAAGAATTTATAAATCTTATTCTCAATGAATGGCAATCACAAGAAAATCATCGACTAATTACAGTAGTTGAAAAGGTTAAAGATGCCGTAGAAATTTATAAACAAGTTAAAGAAGAATTAGGCACTAATTTAGATGATGAAGGGAGATTTTTATTTTTATATCATGGGCGAATTTCTGACACTCCTAAAGATAAAACTCACGAAAATTATCAATATTCTCGTAGTGGTGTTTATCAACAAATTAAGCAAAGAGACAATGATCAAAAACCTTATCTGATTATAACAACAAGTGCGATCGAGGTTGGTTGTGATTTGAATTGTCAAACCTTAATAACCCAATTATGCCCTCCCGAAAACTTAATTCAACGTGCAGGGAGATGTAACCGTAAAGGAAATATTGCCAATGCGAAAGTTATAATTATCGGTGATTCTATTCCTGATTTTTTGAATACTTTAACGGATTCTGAACTTCAATTATATCAAGAAAAGTTGCGATCGCATCATAGCCAAAATTTTAACGCCAATGAAATCATGAAATGTGTATCCCAAACTCAGCAAGTAGATGACTATAGAGTTGTAGAGTTATTTTCCCAGTTACAAGAATACGTTTATGAGGCAAATTTAACCTGTAAACCTACTCATGAAAAAGGTTTAGTCATAACTCGCAGTTGGATACCTTCAGCAACTCTCATTTATGAAGACGCTCAGATTACTGTACCACTCGATCGACTTATTGTGAAAAAAGATCAGGAAACAGACAAAACGAATCAATATGCAAATGTAACAGTAGAAGAAAGCTACTATGATCAAGAAACGACACAGTGGAAAACTCGCACTTTAAGATGGGGAAATGCTTACCAAAAAAACATCATTATCAAAATAAATAAAAGTCAAGATGGTATTGTTTTTGATGCTGGTTTTCATGAATATGATTATAATGCAGAATTTGGTTTTGTTGATTTACCTGGAGTTTTTGTTAAATGGAAACCAAAAAATTTTGAGCAACAATTAGCATATAAAGACGGCGATAAAACTATTGCTGTAATTAATTATATAACCCCTAATAATGATTAA
- the cas6 gene encoding CRISPR-associated endoribonuclease Cas6, translating to MPHSLVINFTPISDIPVGYTSGKHLHALFFTLVNSVNPELAQYFHQSEANKSFTVSSLQVISNYKNRDNFLNYKQQNNIKKGSNCWWRITLLDDTLFSKLTKLWLNLRPQKPYHLGSGELMITSVLASPDSHLWANAISYQELYNQASETERNITLKIYTPTAFRQGKYDVSLPTAELVFNSLLRKWEKYSNISFSNANFDCLFPAYFDINTEIIIEPKTKFIGCIGTINYKILGEVETTLIKQINTLADYSFFSGLGRKTTMGFGIIKRLKSSP from the coding sequence ATGCCCCATAGCTTAGTAATAAATTTTACCCCTATTTCCGATATTCCTGTGGGTTATACATCGGGAAAACATTTACACGCCTTGTTTTTTACCTTAGTTAATTCTGTCAACCCTGAATTGGCTCAATATTTTCATCAATCCGAAGCCAATAAGAGTTTTACCGTTTCCTCTTTACAGGTTATTAGTAACTATAAAAATCGAGATAATTTCTTAAATTATAAACAGCAAAATAATATAAAAAAAGGCTCTAATTGTTGGTGGAGAATTACTTTATTGGATGATACCTTATTTAGCAAACTAACTAAATTATGGCTTAATTTAAGACCACAAAAACCCTATCATTTAGGTAGCGGAGAATTGATGATTACCAGTGTTTTAGCTAGTCCAGATAGTCATTTATGGGCTAATGCCATTAGTTATCAAGAATTATATAATCAAGCGTCCGAAACAGAAAGAAACATAACCTTAAAAATATATACACCTACAGCCTTTAGACAAGGAAAATATGATGTATCACTGCCTACCGCAGAATTAGTATTTAATAGCTTATTAAGGAAATGGGAAAAATACAGTAATATTAGTTTCTCTAATGCTAATTTTGACTGCTTATTTCCTGCTTATTTTGATATAAATACAGAAATAATTATTGAACCAAAAACTAAATTTATTGGCTGTATAGGTACTATTAATTACAAAATTTTAGGAGAGGTAGAAACCACGCTTATTAAACAAATAAATACCCTAGCAGATTATAGTTTTTTTAGTGGATTAGGAAGAAAAACAACAATGGGATTTGGCATCATTAAAAGACTCAAATCATCTCCTTAA
- a CDS encoding clan AA aspartic protease — MGLVFSEIQLRNPSKSNLQPIKVNALADSGAVHLCIPEHIKIQLQLNEVDQKEVTLADGSRKLIGYVGPIEIKFKNRIGFSGALVMGDQVLLGAIPMEDMDLIIIPSNRKLDVNPNSPNIASSIVM; from the coding sequence ATGGGTTTAGTATTTAGTGAAATTCAATTAAGAAATCCCAGTAAAAGTAATTTGCAACCTATCAAAGTAAATGCTTTGGCTGACTCAGGTGCAGTGCATTTATGTATTCCTGAACATATAAAAATACAATTACAATTAAATGAGGTGGATCAGAAAGAAGTAACATTAGCTGACGGTAGTAGAAAACTAATTGGCTATGTAGGTCCGATCGAGATAAAATTTAAGAATAGAATTGGTTTTAGTGGTGCATTAGTCATGGGAGATCAAGTGTTACTAGGGGCAATTCCGATGGAAGATATGGACTTAATTATTATTCCTAGCAATAGAAAATTAGACGTTAATCCTAATAGTCCAAATATCGCTAGTTCTATTGTGATGTAG
- the cas4 gene encoding CRISPR-associated protein Cas4: protein MKNQLISIASLNHYSYCPHRFWRMFCASEFTDNQYTIDGTTLHERVHTVGDLNLGETWQIRAIYLKSEQYKLIGKADLIEAENGTFYPVEYKRGKKGEWANDELQVVAQALCIEEMTGTHVHTGYIYYAQTHQRQEVEINSSLRQSAIASIKAIQEIIEKETIPKAEYSKKCKGCSLYSACLPMAKDKINRYRESE, encoded by the coding sequence ATGAAAAATCAACTTATTTCCATTGCATCTTTAAACCATTATTCCTATTGTCCCCATCGTTTTTGGAGGATGTTTTGTGCATCAGAATTCACTGATAATCAATATACCATTGATGGCACAACTTTACATGAAAGAGTCCATACCGTAGGGGATTTAAACTTAGGAGAAACATGGCAAATTAGAGCAATTTATCTCAAATCTGAACAATATAAATTAATTGGTAAAGCAGATTTAATTGAAGCAGAAAATGGCACTTTTTACCCTGTAGAATATAAACGAGGCAAAAAAGGCGAATGGGCAAATGATGAATTGCAAGTTGTCGCCCAAGCCTTATGTATAGAAGAAATGACTGGTACTCATGTTCATACAGGTTATATTTATTACGCTCAAACCCATCAAAGGCAAGAGGTAGAAATTAACTCATCTTTAAGACAAAGTGCGATCGCATCTATAAAAGCTATTCAAGAGATTATAGAAAAGGAAACCATACCCAAAGCAGAATATAGCAAAAAATGTAAGGGTTGTAGTCTTTACTCTGCTTGTCTGCCCATGGCAAAAGACAAAATCAATCGCTACCGAGAAAGTGAATAG
- a CDS encoding four helix bundle protein encodes MNSIIYQKAYKFSLRIIKAYKYLIEEKKEFILSKQLLRSGTSIGANIAEANGAISKADFRHKMSIAYKESLETQYWLSLLKDSEVIDVKSYQSIYQDVVEISKILCSIVKNTKAKNNKSNTS; translated from the coding sequence ATGAATAGTATTATTTATCAAAAAGCATATAAGTTTTCTTTAAGAATTATCAAAGCATATAAATATTTAATTGAAGAAAAAAAAGAATTTATTTTATCAAAACAATTATTAAGAAGTGGTACGTCAATTGGTGCAAATATAGCTGAAGCTAATGGAGCAATTTCCAAAGCAGATTTCAGACACAAAATGTCTATTGCTTATAAGGAATCTTTGGAAACACAATATTGGCTTTCTTTACTAAAGGATTCTGAAGTGATAGATGTCAAAAGTTATCAAAGTATTTATCAAGATGTTGTAGAAATTAGTAAAATTTTATGTTCTATAGTAAAAAACACAAAAGCAAAAAATAATAAATCAAATACAAGCTAA
- the cas1d gene encoding type I-D CRISPR-associated endonuclease Cas1d, which produces MGTIYITKDDTFIGKIDERIHVKADRKQILDVPFIKVDGLVILGRSNFSPALVAELLERKIPMSFLTTTGKYLGRLEPELTKNIFIRKAQWKTEDNSEKALHIVKGFIRGKLKNYRNFLQLRNRQNNHEKLEISINQIQDIIDGLERKNNVNSLRGLEGAGSAIYFSCFNLLIKNNEFSFNTRNRRPPTDPVNSLLSLGYALLRHDIQSAVNIVGFDPYLGYLHVAHYGRPALALDLMEEFRPIVTDAVVLNVINNKKITPKDFIIEPLSNAVSLTKEGLQIFLRAYEEKKQSKFKHPVLNRQCTYQESFEIQARFLAKYLMDETKQYPPLIIKK; this is translated from the coding sequence ATGGGAACTATTTACATTACTAAAGATGACACTTTTATCGGTAAAATTGACGAAAGAATCCACGTCAAAGCTGATAGAAAACAAATTTTAGATGTGCCTTTTATTAAAGTTGATGGTTTAGTTATTTTAGGTCGATCGAACTTTTCACCTGCCTTAGTAGCTGAATTATTAGAAAGAAAAATCCCTATGAGTTTTTTAACAACTACAGGGAAATATTTAGGAAGATTAGAACCAGAATTAACTAAAAATATTTTTATCAGAAAAGCTCAATGGAAAACAGAAGATAACTCAGAAAAAGCCCTTCATATTGTCAAAGGATTTATCAGAGGAAAATTAAAAAATTACCGTAACTTTCTTCAACTCAGAAATAGGCAAAATAACCATGAAAAACTAGAAATAAGTATTAACCAAATTCAGGATATTATCGATGGTTTAGAACGTAAAAATAATGTTAACTCTTTAAGAGGTTTGGAGGGTGCTGGAAGTGCCATTTATTTTAGTTGCTTTAATCTCTTAATCAAAAATAATGAGTTTAGTTTTAATACTCGAAATCGTCGTCCACCAACTGATCCTGTTAACTCTTTATTAAGTTTAGGCTATGCTTTACTAAGACACGATATTCAAAGTGCAGTCAATATTGTGGGTTTTGATCCTTATTTAGGTTATCTCCATGTAGCCCATTATGGACGACCTGCTTTAGCCTTAGATTTAATGGAAGAATTTAGACCAATTGTAACTGATGCGGTGGTTTTAAATGTAATTAATAATAAAAAAATTACCCCCAAAGATTTTATAATAGAACCTCTCAGTAACGCTGTTTCTTTAACAAAGGAAGGATTACAAATATTTTTGAGAGCTTATGAAGAAAAAAAACAGTCAAAATTTAAACATCCCGTTCTAAATCGACAATGTACTTATCAAGAATCCTTTGAAATTCAGGCTCGTTTTTTGGCTAAATATTTAATGGATGAAACAAAACAATATCCTCCTTTAATTATAAAAAAATAA
- the cas2 gene encoding CRISPR-associated endonuclease Cas2, whose protein sequence is MYIIISYDIKDDKKRTKIHKILKSYGEWVQYSIFECELTETQYAKLRHRLSKLIKDDSDSIRFYSMCKCCQGKIERIGGEMPRDNTIFVV, encoded by the coding sequence ATGTATATAATTATTAGCTACGATATAAAAGACGATAAAAAAAGAACTAAAATTCACAAAATATTAAAATCCTATGGTGAATGGGTGCAATATAGTATTTTTGAGTGTGAACTAACCGAAACTCAGTACGCAAAATTACGTCATCGTCTCTCAAAATTAATAAAAGACGATTCTGATAGTATCCGTTTCTATTCTATGTGTAAATGTTGTCAAGGTAAAATAGAACGTATTGGGGGTGAAATGCCAAGGGATAATACTATTTTTGTTGTCTAA
- a CDS encoding response regulator, which yields MYGNLQEIDVNSLLNFLANQKKTGLLLIEKKYDVFLTPIFYFIFIYQGYIIFAGDENSSTLTRLKQYLTPYELQNNVKFIRDEINKSNSIVEYEGLLILIKYNYLSFEQQKNIANKIIEEVIFQVMNLRQGNFIWQDNFSLQPLNFFFKLEDILPKVIEDLYQWHKLSHYFQSPLQCPIISYSDKEELINQDLSVKFNHKIDGQTSLLQLSRFANKSIINVAELIYPYCQQNLIKMINRYAVNQGEIKKKNYRKVICLSENKNWLQEVEIILEGENYICLNANNLSESLNYIFKTKVDLIIFQLETGNEEAEKLCKVVRSLMEYQTLPIVIVADNFCFQNYLKLKIYGANEYISQKIFQKQGVALIKKYVDDNYE from the coding sequence ATGTATGGCAACTTACAGGAAATAGATGTTAATTCTCTATTGAACTTTCTAGCTAATCAAAAAAAAACTGGTTTGCTATTAATTGAAAAAAAATATGATGTTTTCCTCACCCCTATTTTTTATTTTATATTTATATATCAAGGTTATATTATCTTCGCAGGAGATGAAAATTCTTCTACACTAACCAGACTTAAACAATATTTAACTCCTTATGAATTACAAAACAATGTTAAATTTATTCGAGATGAAATAAATAAGTCTAATAGTATTGTTGAATATGAAGGATTGTTAATATTAATTAAATACAATTATTTATCTTTTGAGCAACAAAAAAATATTGCAAATAAAATTATTGAAGAAGTTATTTTTCAAGTAATGAATTTACGGCAAGGTAACTTCATTTGGCAGGACAATTTTAGTTTACAACCCTTAAACTTTTTCTTTAAATTAGAGGATATTTTACCAAAAGTAATAGAAGATTTATATCAGTGGCATAAGTTAAGCCATTATTTTCAATCTCCATTGCAATGTCCTATCATCAGCTATTCAGATAAGGAAGAATTAATCAATCAAGATTTAAGTGTTAAATTTAATCATAAAATAGATGGTCAAACTTCTTTGTTACAATTATCTCGTTTTGCTAATAAAAGTATAATAAATGTTGCAGAATTAATTTACCCTTATTGCCAACAAAATTTAATTAAAATGATTAATCGTTATGCGGTAAATCAAGGGGAAATAAAGAAAAAAAATTATAGGAAAGTAATTTGTCTGAGTGAAAATAAAAATTGGCTACAAGAAGTAGAAATTATTTTAGAAGGGGAAAATTATATTTGTTTAAATGCAAATAACTTAAGTGAGAGTTTAAACTATATTTTTAAGACAAAAGTTGATTTGATAATTTTTCAATTAGAGACAGGAAATGAAGAAGCAGAAAAACTTTGCAAAGTAGTTCGTAGCTTGATGGAATATCAAACTTTACCCATTGTGATAGTGGCTGATAATTTTTGTTTTCAAAACTATTTAAAATTAAAAATTTATGGTGCAAATGAATACATTAGCCAGAAAATATTTCAAAAACAAGGGGTTGCCTTAATCAAAAAATATGTTGATGATAATTATGAGTGA